In the genome of Hymenobacter cellulosivorans, one region contains:
- a CDS encoding hydroxymethylglutaryl-CoA lyase yields MKLIECPRDAMQGLTEFIPTPTKISYLNALLRVGFDTLDFGSFVSPNAIPQLRDTAEVLAGLDLSQTRTKLLAIVANLRGAETAASFPEIQYIGFPLSVSETFQLRNTNKTIPEALSELAAMQDLCEKTGKTLVTYLSMGFGNPYGDPWSPETVADFTQQLADMDVRVVALSDTIGASSAATIEPLFRQLIPAFPGIEFGAHLHTTPGTWREKVQAAYSAGCRRFDGALGGIGGCPMAADELTGNMPTENLVAYFSEIGEDTGLDPKALTQAWQAAGSVFHF; encoded by the coding sequence ATGAAGCTCATCGAATGCCCCCGCGACGCCATGCAGGGCCTGACCGAGTTTATCCCGACTCCCACCAAAATCAGCTACCTCAACGCCCTGCTGCGCGTGGGCTTCGATACGCTTGACTTCGGCTCCTTCGTCTCGCCCAATGCCATTCCGCAGCTGCGCGACACGGCCGAGGTACTCGCTGGCCTCGATTTGAGCCAGACCCGCACCAAGCTGCTGGCCATCGTGGCCAACCTACGCGGGGCCGAAACGGCAGCCAGCTTCCCCGAAATTCAGTACATCGGCTTTCCCCTGTCGGTGTCCGAAACCTTCCAGCTGCGCAACACCAACAAAACCATTCCCGAGGCCCTGAGTGAGCTGGCAGCCATGCAGGATTTGTGCGAAAAAACGGGCAAGACGCTGGTTACCTACCTGTCCATGGGTTTCGGCAACCCCTACGGCGACCCGTGGAGCCCCGAAACCGTGGCCGACTTCACCCAGCAGCTCGCCGACATGGACGTGCGCGTAGTAGCCCTCTCGGATACCATCGGGGCCTCGTCGGCGGCTACTATCGAACCCCTGTTTCGCCAGCTGATTCCGGCCTTTCCGGGCATCGAGTTTGGAGCCCACCTGCACACCACGCCCGGCACCTGGCGCGAGAAAGTGCAGGCGGCCTACTCAGCCGGCTGCCGCCGCTTCGACGGGGCCCTGGGCGGCATCGGAGGCTGCCCCATGGCCGCCGACGAGCTGACCGGCAACATGCCCACGGAAAACCTAGTGGCTTACTTCTCCGAAATCGGGGAAGACACCGGCCTCGACCCCAAAGCCCTGACCCAGGCCTGGCAGGCCGCCGGCTCGGTGTTTCATTTTTAA
- a CDS encoding (Fe-S)-binding protein, producing MPTAVDLFIPCFVDQLFPDTAMNMVKVLEKLGCEVHYNGNQTCCGQPAYNAGYKAESCSVATKFLRDFPSDTGRYIVSPSASCVGMVRNTYAELFENTPEQGQYHSVQRRIFEMTEFIVDVLGVSAIQGAQLPGKYTYHDSCSALRECGIREAPRQLLDAVRGLERLEMAETETCCGFGGTFAVKFEAISVAMAEQKVEHALATGADYLISTDTSCLMHLDAYIRREKKPIKTMHVADVLASGW from the coding sequence ATGCCTACTGCTGTCGACTTGTTCATTCCTTGCTTCGTGGATCAGCTTTTTCCCGACACCGCCATGAACATGGTGAAAGTGCTGGAAAAGCTGGGCTGCGAGGTGCATTACAACGGCAACCAGACTTGCTGCGGCCAACCGGCCTACAACGCCGGCTACAAGGCTGAAAGCTGCTCGGTAGCCACCAAGTTTCTGCGCGACTTCCCCTCCGACACGGGCCGCTACATTGTGAGTCCGTCGGCGTCGTGCGTGGGCATGGTGCGCAACACCTACGCCGAGCTCTTCGAGAACACGCCCGAGCAAGGCCAGTACCACAGCGTGCAGCGTCGCATCTTCGAAATGACCGAGTTTATCGTCGACGTACTGGGCGTATCTGCCATTCAGGGGGCCCAGCTGCCCGGCAAGTACACCTACCACGACTCCTGCTCGGCCCTGCGGGAGTGCGGCATCCGGGAAGCTCCGCGCCAATTGCTCGACGCCGTACGGGGCCTGGAGCGGTTGGAAATGGCCGAAACCGAAACCTGCTGCGGCTTCGGCGGCACCTTCGCCGTGAAGTTTGAGGCCATTTCGGTAGCTATGGCCGAGCAGAAGGTCGAGCATGCCCTGGCCACCGGCGCCGACTACCTCATCAGCACCGACACCAGCTGCCTGATGCACCTGGACGCCTACATCCGCCGGGAGAAAAAGCCCATCAAAACCATGCATGTGGCTGATGTGCTGGCTAGTGGGTGGTAA
- the dapA gene encoding 4-hydroxy-tetrahydrodipicolinate synthase: protein MDKLRGTGVALITPFTPAPDHAVDYPALRRLLDFNIEGGVEYLVINGTTAESPTTTAEEKAEILRVVKEHVAGRVPLVYGIGGNDTAGLETLLRTTDLTGITAILSASPAYNKPSQQGIIQHYLRLADLSPLPILLYNVPGRTSSNLTAETTLRLAQHPNIIGIKEASGNLEQCMMIAARRPEGFLLISGDDMLTTPMISFGAEGVISVLGNAYPKRMSDMTRLALAGNYQEATKLLFEFLPLNPLMYEEANPVGIKAVLEALGICSPAARLPLLEATEGLKQRIQKLL, encoded by the coding sequence ATGGACAAACTTCGCGGCACGGGCGTTGCGCTCATCACGCCCTTCACCCCCGCCCCCGACCACGCCGTCGACTACCCCGCCCTGCGTCGCCTGCTCGATTTCAACATTGAGGGCGGTGTAGAATACCTCGTTATCAACGGCACCACGGCCGAGTCGCCCACGACGACGGCCGAGGAAAAGGCTGAAATCCTGCGCGTGGTGAAAGAACACGTAGCGGGCCGCGTGCCACTCGTGTACGGCATCGGCGGCAACGACACGGCCGGCCTCGAAACCCTGCTGCGCACCACCGATTTGACCGGCATCACCGCCATTCTCTCGGCCAGCCCCGCGTACAACAAACCCAGCCAGCAGGGCATCATTCAGCACTACCTGCGCCTGGCCGACCTGAGCCCGCTGCCCATCCTGCTCTACAACGTGCCCGGCCGCACCAGCTCCAACCTGACCGCCGAAACCACGCTGCGCCTGGCCCAGCACCCCAACATTATCGGCATCAAGGAAGCCAGCGGCAACCTGGAGCAGTGCATGATGATTGCCGCCCGCCGGCCTGAAGGCTTCCTGCTCATCAGCGGCGACGATATGCTGACCACGCCCATGATTTCCTTCGGGGCCGAAGGCGTGATCAGCGTGCTGGGCAATGCCTACCCCAAGCGCATGAGCGACATGACCCGCCTGGCATTGGCCGGCAACTACCAGGAAGCGACCAAGCTGCTCTTCGAGTTTCTGCCCCTGAACCCGCTCATGTACGAGGAAGCCAACCCTGTGGGCATCAAAGCCGTGCTGGAGGCGCTGGGTATCTGCTCCCCCGCCGCCCGCCTGCCCCTGCTCGAAGCCACCGAAGGCCTGAAGCAGCGGATTCAGAAGCTGCTGTAA
- a CDS encoding polysaccharide deacetylase family protein codes for MILFRTPLFAAAAALAASSFLTACDTKPTTASEAGSPTAEAVTSDSAATAAAMSGTAATTNEEANATPAPDPSSIPANKIADAATITARPQVPILCYHQIRDWRAKDSKGAKDYIVPVQQFKDQIKMLADSGYHTILPDQLYAYLTTGAKLPSKPIMLTFDDTDLDQFTVARPTLDKYGYKAVYFVMTVSLGRPNYMSKAQVKQLSDEGNVIGSHTWDHHNVKKYQGEDWVTQIEKPTKTLEEITGKDIKYFAYPFGLWNPEAIPQLKQRGMVAAFVLAEKRDPQDPLFTIRRIIASGYWKPRTLHNSIVQSF; via the coding sequence ATGATTTTGTTCCGTACCCCGCTTTTCGCGGCCGCCGCAGCCCTGGCAGCCAGCTCATTTCTCACCGCCTGCGACACCAAGCCCACCACGGCCTCCGAAGCCGGCAGCCCCACGGCTGAAGCCGTAACGTCGGATTCGGCCGCCACGGCCGCGGCTATGTCGGGCACCGCGGCCACGACTAATGAGGAAGCCAACGCCACGCCCGCGCCCGACCCGAGCAGCATTCCGGCCAACAAGATTGCCGACGCGGCCACCATCACGGCCCGTCCCCAGGTGCCGATTCTGTGCTACCACCAGATTCGCGACTGGCGCGCCAAGGACTCAAAAGGCGCTAAGGACTACATCGTTCCGGTGCAGCAGTTCAAGGACCAGATCAAGATGCTGGCCGACTCGGGCTACCACACCATTCTGCCCGACCAGCTCTATGCCTACCTGACCACGGGCGCCAAACTGCCGAGCAAGCCCATCATGCTCACCTTCGACGATACCGACCTCGACCAGTTCACGGTAGCCCGCCCCACGCTCGATAAATACGGCTACAAGGCCGTGTACTTCGTGATGACCGTGAGCCTAGGTCGCCCCAACTACATGAGCAAGGCCCAGGTGAAGCAGCTCTCGGATGAGGGCAACGTCATCGGCTCCCACACCTGGGACCACCACAACGTGAAGAAGTACCAGGGCGAAGACTGGGTAACCCAGATTGAGAAGCCCACCAAGACCCTGGAGGAAATTACGGGCAAGGACATCAAGTACTTCGCCTACCCCTTCGGCCTCTGGAACCCCGAGGCCATCCCGCAGCTCAAGCAGCGCGGTATGGTGGCGGCCTTCGTGCTGGCCGAGAAGCGCGACCCGCAAGACCCGCTGTTCACCATCCGCCGCATCATTGCCAGCGGCTACTGGAAGCCCCGGACCCTGCACAACAGCATCGTACAGAGCTTCTAA
- a CDS encoding amidohydrolase family protein — protein sequence MAALLGRYLFAQARVAEPAPADLALVGAKIYPSPEASPILNGVVLLRQGKIAAVGTARQVRIPAHTPLIDCRGMVLTAGFWNCHVHFIEPKWLRADTIAAPRLSRQLQQMLTRYGFTYAFDLATLDLKNLLRLRARIATGLVPGPTILSAGEPFTPPAGNPAYIEPLQLAEANSPEQAAQHVQGQLAAGADAIKMWSASPTGRAVVPMPLATIRAAVAVAHAHQKPVFAHPTNLLGVSLAAQGGVDILTHVAPDDRRVWDTQTVQAMRAANMALIPTLKLFKWELEQAGIPPDKNALLQVGQQQLNVYAQAGGEILFGTDVGYMRDYSPADEYLLMNQAGLRFPQILAALTTAPARRFGRDAQTGKVAKGMSADLVILRSDPATDVRAFADVAYTLHQGKLLYSQAKKE from the coding sequence GTGGCTGCTCTGTTGGGCAGATACCTGTTCGCCCAGGCCCGGGTTGCCGAGCCGGCGCCGGCTGATCTGGCACTGGTCGGCGCAAAAATCTACCCTTCTCCGGAGGCCAGCCCCATTCTCAACGGCGTAGTGCTGCTACGGCAGGGTAAAATTGCAGCTGTGGGAACGGCCCGGCAGGTGCGCATTCCGGCCCATACCCCCCTCATTGATTGCCGCGGGATGGTCCTGACGGCCGGGTTCTGGAATTGTCACGTCCATTTCATAGAGCCCAAGTGGCTGAGGGCCGATACCATTGCCGCGCCGCGCTTAAGCCGGCAGTTGCAGCAGATGCTGACCCGCTACGGCTTCACCTACGCCTTCGATCTGGCCACGCTGGACCTGAAGAACCTACTGCGGCTGCGGGCGCGCATTGCTACGGGGCTAGTGCCCGGCCCCACTATTCTCTCCGCCGGTGAGCCTTTTACGCCGCCGGCCGGCAACCCAGCCTACATTGAGCCGCTACAGCTGGCCGAAGCAAACTCGCCCGAGCAGGCTGCCCAGCACGTGCAAGGGCAACTGGCCGCTGGCGCCGATGCCATCAAAATGTGGTCGGCCTCACCTACCGGTCGGGCAGTCGTACCCATGCCCCTAGCTACCATTCGGGCCGCGGTAGCGGTGGCTCATGCCCATCAGAAACCAGTTTTTGCCCACCCAACCAATTTGCTGGGCGTTTCCCTCGCGGCCCAGGGCGGGGTCGATATCCTGACGCACGTGGCTCCGGACGACCGGCGGGTGTGGGATACCCAAACCGTGCAGGCCATGCGCGCGGCCAACATGGCCCTCATTCCGACGCTGAAGCTCTTTAAGTGGGAACTGGAGCAGGCCGGCATTCCTCCCGACAAAAACGCCTTGTTGCAGGTGGGCCAGCAGCAACTGAATGTGTATGCTCAGGCCGGTGGGGAAATTCTTTTTGGTACGGATGTCGGCTACATGCGGGATTATTCGCCCGCCGATGAGTACCTGCTCATGAACCAAGCTGGCCTACGCTTTCCCCAGATTCTGGCGGCTCTAACTACCGCTCCCGCCCGACGCTTTGGCCGGGACGCCCAAACGGGCAAAGTGGCCAAGGGCATGAGTGCGGACTTGGTCATCCTGCGCAGCGACCCGGCTACGGACGTCCGAGCCTTCGCCGATGTGGCCTACACGCTTCACCAGGGCAAGCTGCTTTACAGCCAAGCAAAAAAGGAGTAG
- a CDS encoding rhodanese-like domain-containing protein, whose product MLRPAFSAAVLCALLSASAAFAQTTPAGGNTQPITTGQQTAPTSTAPSRPITSPAETQKLLKKRNVVVLDVRTPEEFATGHLQGAQNLNFRDPNFPTQLASLDTTKTYVLYCASGNRSGKAAGLMQEKGFRKLVNAGAFKDLKAAGVKTE is encoded by the coding sequence ATGCTTCGCCCCGCCTTTTCGGCAGCTGTGCTCTGCGCGCTGCTAAGTGCTTCTGCGGCTTTTGCCCAAACCACTCCCGCCGGTGGCAACACCCAGCCTATTACCACCGGCCAGCAAACCGCGCCGACCTCTACCGCGCCCAGTCGGCCCATCACGTCCCCGGCCGAAACCCAGAAGCTGCTCAAGAAGCGTAACGTAGTGGTGCTGGATGTGCGCACCCCCGAGGAATTTGCCACTGGCCACCTCCAGGGCGCCCAGAACCTGAACTTCCGCGACCCTAACTTCCCCACCCAGCTGGCCAGCCTCGACACGACCAAAACCTACGTGCTGTACTGTGCCTCCGGCAACCGCAGCGGCAAAGCCGCGGGGCTGATGCAGGAAAAGGGCTTCCGAAAGCTAGTCAACGCCGGTGCGTTCAAGGACTTGAAAGCCGCGGGCGTAAAAACGGAATAG
- the ligA gene encoding NAD-dependent DNA ligase LigA: MSDTTAIQEKITALTERLHYLNHQYYQQDTSEVSDQEFDQLLAELQQLEKDYPELALPNSPTQRVGGTITKQFPTAPHKYPMLSLGNTYSEADLRDFDERVRRGLEGAEFAYVCEMKFDGVAMSLTYENGQLTQGVTRGDGTRGDVVTSNVRTIKNLPLHLRAAGPAQPAEFEVRGEIFMPLPVFDDLNKEREQNGEALLANPRNAASGTLKLQDSALVAARRLRFFAYSFLSPVRGVFPTHSASLEALKSWGLPVSDTWRQCHSIEEVLDFIHHWEKKRFELPVATDGIVIKVDDFQQQEVLGFTSKSPRWAIAYKYPAEAARTRLNSIQYQVGRTGAVTPVAMLTPVPLAGTVVKRASVHNANQIAALDLRLGDMVFVEKGGEIIPKITGVDLTAREADSQPIQYPTECPACGTPLIRPEGEAHFRCPNDTGCAPQLKAKLEHYVSRKALNIDGLGAETVARFFDLGLVRTPADIYDLSADKLTGLERLGEKSIQNLLNGVEGSKQVPFDRVLFGLGIRYVGETVAEKLANHYRSMDAILQAAAPELGAVPEVGGVIAESLAAWTQNEANRALVERLRVAGVQLALTGEAPQAVSDRLAGLTFVLSGVFEEHSREELQQLIVLNGGKITGSISKKLSYLVAGDKMGPAKREKATELKVPIISETDLLAMIPTVTQNEEEEEILTSQNLDSSAETASTETFPAPEPTANDLGQ, from the coding sequence ATGTCCGACACTACCGCCATCCAAGAGAAAATTACGGCCCTCACCGAGCGGCTGCACTACCTCAACCACCAATATTACCAGCAGGACACCTCCGAAGTCAGTGACCAGGAGTTCGACCAGCTGCTGGCTGAGCTCCAGCAGCTCGAAAAAGACTACCCCGAGCTAGCCCTGCCCAACTCTCCCACCCAGCGCGTGGGCGGCACCATCACCAAGCAGTTTCCCACGGCCCCGCACAAGTACCCCATGCTCAGCCTGGGCAACACCTACTCCGAGGCCGACCTGCGCGACTTCGATGAACGGGTGCGCCGCGGCCTGGAAGGCGCCGAGTTTGCCTACGTCTGCGAAATGAAGTTCGACGGCGTAGCCATGAGCCTGACCTACGAAAACGGCCAGCTTACCCAGGGCGTCACCCGCGGCGACGGCACCCGCGGCGACGTGGTCACGAGCAACGTGCGCACCATCAAGAACCTGCCCCTGCACCTGCGCGCCGCCGGCCCCGCCCAGCCCGCCGAGTTCGAGGTGCGCGGCGAAATCTTCATGCCCCTGCCCGTCTTCGATGACCTCAACAAGGAGCGTGAGCAAAATGGCGAGGCCCTGCTGGCCAACCCCCGCAACGCGGCCAGCGGCACGCTCAAGCTCCAGGATTCGGCCCTGGTAGCGGCCCGCCGCCTGCGCTTTTTCGCCTACAGCTTCCTGAGCCCCGTCCGCGGCGTCTTCCCCACCCACAGCGCCTCCCTGGAAGCCCTCAAATCTTGGGGCCTGCCCGTGTCCGACACCTGGCGCCAGTGCCACAGCATCGAGGAAGTCCTCGACTTCATCCACCACTGGGAAAAGAAGCGCTTCGAGCTGCCCGTCGCCACCGACGGCATCGTTATCAAAGTCGACGACTTCCAGCAGCAGGAAGTGCTGGGCTTCACCTCCAAAAGCCCCCGCTGGGCCATAGCTTACAAGTATCCGGCCGAGGCCGCCCGCACCCGCCTCAACAGCATTCAGTACCAGGTTGGCCGTACCGGGGCTGTCACGCCCGTGGCCATGCTCACGCCCGTGCCCCTGGCCGGCACGGTCGTCAAGCGCGCTTCCGTGCACAACGCCAACCAGATTGCCGCCCTTGACCTGCGCCTGGGCGACATGGTCTTCGTGGAGAAAGGCGGCGAAATCATTCCCAAAATCACCGGCGTCGACCTTACCGCCCGCGAGGCCGACAGCCAGCCCATCCAGTATCCCACCGAGTGCCCCGCCTGCGGCACTCCTCTGATCCGGCCCGAGGGCGAGGCCCACTTCCGCTGCCCCAACGACACGGGCTGCGCGCCCCAGCTCAAGGCCAAGCTGGAGCACTACGTTTCGCGCAAGGCGCTGAACATCGACGGCCTGGGTGCCGAAACCGTAGCCCGCTTCTTCGACCTGGGCCTGGTCCGCACCCCGGCCGACATTTACGACCTTTCCGCCGACAAGCTCACCGGCCTGGAGCGCCTGGGCGAAAAGTCTATTCAGAACCTACTCAACGGAGTGGAAGGCAGTAAGCAAGTGCCCTTCGACCGGGTCCTGTTCGGGCTGGGCATCCGCTACGTGGGCGAAACCGTGGCCGAAAAGCTGGCCAACCACTACCGCTCGATGGACGCCATCCTGCAGGCCGCGGCTCCCGAGCTGGGGGCCGTGCCTGAAGTCGGCGGCGTCATTGCCGAGTCCCTGGCTGCCTGGACCCAGAACGAGGCCAACCGTGCCCTGGTCGAGCGGCTGCGGGTAGCCGGCGTGCAGCTGGCTCTCACCGGGGAAGCCCCCCAGGCCGTCAGCGACCGGCTGGCCGGGCTGACTTTCGTGCTTTCGGGCGTATTCGAGGAGCACAGCCGGGAGGAATTGCAGCAGCTTATCGTGCTCAACGGGGGCAAAATCACCGGTTCCATCAGCAAGAAGCTCAGCTACCTGGTAGCCGGCGACAAAATGGGCCCAGCCAAGCGTGAAAAGGCCACCGAGCTCAAAGTGCCCATCATTTCCGAAACCGACTTGCTGGCCATGATTCCAACCGTGACGCAAAACGAGGAAGAGGAAGAAATTTTAACCTCCCAAAACCTCGATTCCAGCGCGGAAACGGCCTCCACTGAGACTTTTCCGGCCCCTGAGCCCACTGCAAACGATTTAGGTCAGTAA
- a CDS encoding DUF4920 domain-containing protein, which yields MTLKHLALAASLLALASCQSSSTPETTAADAPAQPTAAASAAPGKTYGAAITAAGARPMSELRQVLGGQDSAQVKLVGTAAEVCQAKGCWLTLTTAEGKAMRVRFKDYAFFVPKDISGKTVVINGWAHREVVPVEDLQHYAKDAGKSAKEVAAITQPEEQLNFEADGVLVQD from the coding sequence ATGACTCTCAAGCACCTTGCCCTGGCCGCCAGCCTACTGGCCCTGGCTTCCTGCCAATCGTCTTCTACTCCCGAAACCACTGCCGCCGACGCCCCGGCCCAGCCCACAGCCGCCGCATCGGCCGCCCCCGGCAAAACCTACGGCGCGGCCATTACCGCCGCCGGCGCCCGCCCCATGAGCGAGCTGCGCCAGGTACTGGGCGGGCAGGATTCGGCCCAGGTGAAGCTGGTGGGCACCGCCGCCGAGGTTTGCCAGGCCAAGGGCTGCTGGCTCACGCTGACCACCGCCGAGGGCAAAGCTATGCGGGTGCGCTTCAAAGACTACGCCTTCTTCGTGCCCAAGGACATCAGCGGCAAAACCGTGGTTATCAATGGCTGGGCCCACCGCGAAGTCGTGCCCGTCGAGGACTTGCAGCACTACGCCAAGGACGCGGGCAAGTCGGCGAAGGAAGTAGCGGCCATTACCCAGCCCGAGGAGCAGCTCAACTTCGAGGCCGATGGCGTGCTAGTGCAGGACTAA
- a CDS encoding TapB family protein yields MSAFPAFRLLSSLLLAHLPLTPPLWAQVAPPAAARPAAATTAPETAPAATGLDCHHPFGLTDNNERVYRLTSADGKPTGEVRMRVVSLSSEMNKKKTVETHSVLLKSGLYDTKSRLLNMQDLTISCRQDTSFIDGMSEFKPESIRSFRDRKFVYSPVALAWPHQPQVGSSLPAGGSEVQVSSSVVDIAKVSSFARKRKVVSGPAPVTTPAGTFSCYTIESEHEDATQARKDMVMRTTYKVVDYYSPTMGIVKTEVYDKKGKLSQTRTLASVNAGQGQ; encoded by the coding sequence ATGTCTGCCTTCCCCGCTTTTCGCCTGTTATCGTCCCTGTTGCTGGCCCACTTGCCCCTGACGCCGCCGCTCTGGGCCCAGGTAGCGCCGCCCGCTGCCGCCCGCCCCGCCGCAGCCACCACTGCCCCCGAAACGGCCCCGGCCGCCACCGGCCTCGACTGCCACCACCCCTTTGGCCTTACCGACAACAACGAGCGGGTATACCGCCTGACCTCGGCCGACGGCAAGCCCACTGGCGAGGTGCGCATGCGGGTGGTCAGCCTGAGCTCGGAAATGAACAAGAAGAAGACCGTCGAAACCCATAGCGTGCTGCTTAAGAGCGGCCTCTACGATACCAAGAGCCGCTTACTCAACATGCAGGACCTGACCATTTCCTGCCGCCAGGACACGAGCTTCATCGACGGCATGAGCGAGTTTAAGCCCGAAAGCATCCGCTCATTCCGGGACCGGAAATTCGTGTACTCCCCCGTGGCTCTGGCCTGGCCCCACCAGCCCCAAGTTGGCTCCAGCCTGCCCGCCGGCGGCAGCGAGGTACAGGTCAGCAGCTCGGTGGTCGATATTGCCAAGGTGAGCAGCTTTGCCCGCAAGCGCAAAGTCGTCAGCGGCCCGGCCCCGGTAACCACCCCGGCCGGCACGTTTTCCTGCTACACGATTGAGTCGGAGCATGAGGATGCCACCCAGGCCCGCAAGGACATGGTGATGCGCACTACCTATAAGGTCGTCGACTACTACTCGCCCACGATGGGCATCGTCAAAACCGAAGTCTACGACAAGAAGGGCAAGCTCAGTCAGACCCGCACCCTAGCCAGCGTCAACGCCGGCCAGGGCCAGTAG
- a CDS encoding cytochrome c oxidase subunit 3, translating into MMNSDKERKDKVGAGRPASAFTRIERVPPLLMLLYLAMVGISVMFVILVAAYIQTRHLNGMATGAHPLPRYFSLSTIVLLISSYTLSQAQRIYRSDDMRTLTRCLGATLLLGSIFAGLQILGWRELMNQGVFFSGEASGTYIYLISALHVAHLLGGMLFLLALMLRTMHASRDAVRSLVFIRDPYRHRQLRMLNIYWHFIDALWVALFGVFLFLY; encoded by the coding sequence ATGATGAATTCCGACAAAGAACGTAAAGACAAAGTAGGTGCCGGCCGGCCGGCGTCGGCCTTCACCCGCATCGAGCGGGTACCGCCGCTGCTCATGCTCCTGTACCTGGCCATGGTGGGCATCTCGGTGATGTTCGTCATCCTGGTGGCGGCCTATATCCAGACCCGCCACCTGAACGGAATGGCCACCGGTGCCCATCCGCTGCCGCGCTATTTTTCTCTGAGTACCATTGTGTTACTTATTAGTAGCTACACCCTTAGTCAAGCTCAGCGCATCTACCGCTCCGACGATATGCGCACCCTTACCCGCTGCCTAGGAGCCACGCTGCTGTTGGGTAGCATCTTTGCGGGCCTCCAGATCCTGGGCTGGCGGGAGCTGATGAACCAGGGTGTCTTTTTCAGCGGGGAAGCCAGCGGCACGTATATCTACCTAATTTCGGCCCTGCACGTGGCGCACTTGCTGGGCGGCATGCTCTTTCTGCTGGCCCTGATGCTGCGCACCATGCACGCCTCCCGAGACGCGGTTCGCTCGTTGGTATTTATCCGGGACCCGTACCGCCACCGGCAGTTGCGGATGCTGAATATTTACTGGCACTTCATTGATGCCCTCTGGGTAGCGTTGTTCGGCGTGTTTCTGTTCTTGTACTAA